The proteins below are encoded in one region of Penicillium psychrofluorescens genome assembly, chromosome: 4:
- a CDS encoding uncharacterized protein (ID:PFLUO_005835-T1.cds;~source:funannotate), with amino-acid sequence MVSLWPWKGEDNSAASFEKTLSTLSTKIAQTTSRLDQQRQTTRRFKALWTLYSTLAYLFYSIVLALVLGWESWGIKEYAAIGGGPVLIYAVRAIASKLFNYRVSRTQSRLDDLQKQRDGTIEKLKVATRYNSTQHLLEKYGGESPQQSPKGEGEKRKSAKAPQPPPVARTGLPPPPTANIRRSSAMQDPPFTQAVPHTPSPPPYAAQGPPQPFPAAPPTDPSAPQPAIDEPGFAPNAFPNSGQYIEQPHWYDRLLDVLLGEDETQPRNRMAMICSTCRLVNGQAPPGIKTPVELGRWRCGSCGAWNGVESETNQILTNLRDQIAPAERTWEPVSHAEASEATDDGVMVAASEDDQAERPGEDAELQDALSEQEAEEPRSREPVRRSKRGQGKGDNKKE; translated from the exons ATGGTGTCTCTGTGGCCCTGGAAG GGCGAGGACAACTCCGCGGCTTCCTTTGAGAAGACCCTGTCCACCTTGTCGACCAAGATCGCTCAGACAACCTCTCGTCTCGACCAACAGCGCCAAACCACCCGTCGATTCAAGGCTCTGTGGACACTCTACTCGACTTTAGCTTACTTGTTCTACTCGATCGTTCTTGCGCTGGTGTTGGGATGGGAGAGCTGGGGGATCAAAGAATATGCCGCCATCGGGGGTGGGCCGGTCCT GATCTACGCTGTGCGAGCTATCGCTTCTAAGCTTTTTAACTATCGTGTCTCCCGAACCCAATCCCGACTCGATGATCTCCAGAAACAGCGTGATGGGACTatcgagaagctcaaggtGGCCACGAGATACAATTCGACACAGCATTTGCTTGAGAAATATGGCGGGGAATCCCCGCAACAGAGTCCCaagggcgagggcgagaagcgcaagtcgGCCAAGGCACCGCAACCACCGCCCGTCGCCCGAACTGGACTCCCTCCGCCACCGACCGCGAACATTCGACGCTCATCTGCCATGCAAGATCCTCCATTCACTCAAGCAGTACCGCACACcccatctccgcctcccTACGCTGCCCAGGGTCCTCCGCAACCCTTTCCCGCCGCTCCCCCTACCGATCCCTCTGCCCCGCAACCGGCCATAGACGAGCCAGGTTTCGCGCCGAATGCCTTCCCAAATTCTGGCCAGTATATCGAGCAACCACACTGGTATGACCGCCTGCTAGATGTGTTGCTGGGTGAAGACGAGACCCAGCCCCGCAACcgcatggcgatgatctgCAGCACATGTCGACTGGTGAATGGCCAGGCACCGCCGGGCATCAAGACGCCCGTAGAGCTAGGTCGCTGGCGGTGCGGCAGCTGCGGAGCTTGGAACGGGGTCGAGAGCGAGACAAACCAGATCCTCACGAACCTCCGCGACCAGATCGCGCCGGCAGAGAGAACGTGGGAGCCTGTGTCCCACGCTGAAGCCTCTGAGGCTACGGATGACGGTGTGATGGTAGCTGCTAGTGAGGACGACCAGGCCGAGCGCCCGGGTGAGGATGCGGAGCTTCAGGACGCCCTGTCGgagcaagaagccgaagaacCCAGGTCGCGGGAGCCCGTCCGGCGATCGAAACGCGGCCAGGGCAAGGGGGACAACAAGAAGGAGTAA
- a CDS encoding uncharacterized protein (ID:PFLUO_005836-T1.cds;~source:funannotate), whose amino-acid sequence MDTFLSSLPPHVGEVLMENFTIVEIIAMFSIGCFNAVEVALSTFETFKRYRGLYFWSIQIASWGILVHAVPAQIRYVSVAPGLPMCIPFIIGWYAMVTGQAVVLYSRLHLVVQDIYHVRWVLAMIITNFFALHVPMTVLFFGLNLGDMRFEKPAQIYDRIQLTGFCIQDFVICGIYIREALRALKPVLEVKGREGRKVIYHLIWVNVIVVVLNITLLLAEHKAHYIEVSYKAVIYSIKLKLEFYVLNRLRELTRISPCMCQRNQANHRPSIDINVFDLVIIHQTPAPDVEATPALARVDLGLPRLRSSPNSTNDFHDALREAASSDETSFSKSSTCVYPPAAVSADHLSGRGSRMKISNNRSTVEMTPVESPKPG is encoded by the coding sequence ATGGACACTTTCCTGAGCAGCTTGCCCCCACATGTGGGCGAAGTCCTGATGGAGAACTTTACCAttgtcgagatcatcgccatgtTCTCCATTGGCTGCTTCAACGCCGTTGAGGTCGCCCTCTCCACATTCGAAACCTTCAAGCGGTACCGTGGCCTCTACTTCTGGAGCATACAAATAGCATCATGGGGGATATTAGTGCATGCTGTTCCAGCACAAATCCGCTACGTCTCGGTGGCTCCGGGCCTGCCTATGTGTATCCCCTTCATTATCGGCTGGTACGCCATGGTGACGGGTCAAGCGGTAGTGTTGTATTCCCGCCTGCATCTGGTCGTCCAGGATATCTATCATGTGCGTTGGGTACTCGCCATGATTATCACCAACTTCTTCGCCCTACACGTTCCCATGACCGTGCTATTCTTCGGCTTGAACCTGGGCGACATGCGCTTTGAGAAACCTGCTCAGATCTACGATCGAATCCAGCTGACAGGGTTTTGCATCCAAGACTTTGTCATTTGTGGCATCTACATTCGTGAGGCCCTGCGTGCTCTCAAACCAGTGCTAGAGGTCAAGGGCCGTGAGGGTCGCAAGGTCATCTACCACCTGATCTGGGTGAacgtcatcgtcgtcgtcttgAACATCACCCTCCTTCTCGCCGAACACAAAGCCCACTACATCGAAGTCAGCTACAAGGCTGTCATCTACAGTATCAAACTCAAGCTCGAGTTTTACGTCCTCAACCGCCTGCGTGAGCTCACCCGCATCAGTCCATGCATGTGTCAACGCAACCAGGCCAACCACCGTCCGTCCATCGATATCAACGTCTTCGACCTGGTCATCATTCACCAGACCCCCGCTCCAGATGTCGAGGCCACACCAGCACTTGCTCGCGTTGATTTGGGCCTTCCTCGCCTACGCTCTTCACCAAACAGCACGAATGATTTCCACGACGCGCTACGGGAGGCAGCATCCTCAGACGAGACCTCCTTTTCCAAATCCAGTACGTGTGTCTATCCTCCGGCGGCTGTCTCGGCAGACCATCTCTCTGGTAGAGGGTCGCGGATGAAAATATCGAATAACCGTTCTACGGTTGAGATGACTCCGGTTGAATCACCGAAGCCGGGTTAG
- a CDS encoding uncharacterized protein (ID:PFLUO_005837-T1.cds;~source:funannotate), which produces MVSPNPQDPEMGGPRNRSESGDRSQSVTQNEDQRPPSTGFDGADLVFPVRSVVSVGPAPSQSAPAQARTAASPTREGARQYSIIDSQTRTQLHSQPPHNPPPAVPAAVPRHETHPVNDEAELATHSMASIVANNPECYAKPVGSDGQSELSSSIQSVSQPPPPSADRDYSHMTTRFKHVVTESGHAVITGRDGAKFQYCEDEPIRIPGTIQSFGVMIAMREESPNQLVVRVVSENSETFMGYSPKQLFELENFCDILKDDQADVLLDHVDFVREDAYDPSVDGPEVFILSIPTPSGETRRFWCAAHVSQANKDIVICEFELEDDEINPLNVAGRSTPALPSDTLGVTPTPEERAASTMNVSQPLRVLRNARRRKGEAAAMEVFSILTQIQEQLGRAQDLESLLNTTSGLVKELTGFHRVLIYQFDSSWNGMVVSELVDPNASIDLYKGLHFPASDIPAQARELYKINKVRLLYDRDQLTSRLVCRTLEDLETPLDMTHAYLRAMSPIHIKYLGHMNVRSSMSISVNAFNDLWGLISCHSYGSAGMRVSFPIRKMCRLLGDTVSRNIERLSYASRLQARKLINTVPTEANPSGYIIASSDDLLQLFDADYGALSIRDETKFLGNNTHSQEVLALLEYLRLRKMNSVLASHDITKDFSDLHYAPGFKTISGLLYVPLSTSGSDFIAFFRKGHLTEIKWAGNPYEIAKRKETAGYLEPRQSFAAWRETVLGQSREWSETDFETAAVLCLVYGKFIKVWRQKEAAMQNSQLTRLLLANSAHEFRTPLNAIINYLEIALEGALDNETRESLTKSHSASKSLIYVINDLLDLTNTEHGQELIKAESFDLKAIFEEAADMLAGEAKRKNISYTVTAHPGLPPAVLGDPRRVRQVFSNMISNSLQYTTSGAVAVDILPSSTQSLADHVAVEVIVLDTGVGISKETLETLFQELEQVSSDENHYSENEDEDEQSVVETPRPKRVLGLGLALVARIVHSMHGQLGVKSEVGKGSRFKILLHFQIPDGGSASTPSEAVLPAHAIVPQTPMISDKEFTLVGGVHDNRDERRRSSESLRSGGSSRSGKSQADRLISAMQESPLKRSTSETSRMKPLTSLGNVSNDSLTMRSPSTTQDPRASLATVTHTPPISLQPMVTPPPPGVENITDCGVPMNALRISERDVKRPSAQTQIIQEQSYFSSMPATSAALSEIPPTTAHSSAVPTTALSTGLQLLNVLIAEDDPINSKIIRKRLTKLGHTVQLTGNGEACANIFSSASKSFDVVLMDIQASSLCMPIVDGMAATKMIREFEAKAQENPLSEKAKQNSRVPIFAVSASLLEREKQTYIDAGFDGWVMKPINFERLNILLSGLVDMEARKSATYRPGEWENGGWFAQR; this is translated from the exons ATGGTGTCGCCAAACCCTCAAGACCCAGAGATGGGAGGCCCCCGAAATCGATCAGAGAGCGGGGATCGGTCTCAATCCGTCACACAGAATGAAGACCAGCGGCCACCCAGTACAGGTTTTGACGGCGCCGACCTTGTATTCCCCGTTCGATCGGTTGTGTCGGTCGGTCCCGCACCCAGCCAGTCCGCTCCCGCGCAGGCGCGGACTGCTGCATCTCCCACTCGCGAAGGCGCCCGGCAATACTCGATCATCGATTCCCAGACACGGACACAATTACACTCTCAGCCACCacacaacccaccaccagCGGTACCGGCTGCTGTTCCTCGTCACGAGACCCACCCTGTCAACGACGAAGCTGAACTGGCCACCCACTCCATGGCATCGATAGTCGCCAATAACCCGGAATGCTATGCGAAGCCCGTAGGCAGTGACGGCCAGTCTGAATTGAGTTCTTCGATCCAATCCGTATCGCAACCTCCACCCCCATCTGCCGACCGGGACTACAGCCATATGACTACGCGATTCAAGCACGTGGTGACCGAGAGTGGGCACGCCGTGATCACCGGAAGGGATGGGGCCAAGTTTCAGTACTGTGAGGATGAGCCGATTCGCATCCCGGGTACGATTCAGAGCTTTGGAGTCATGATTGCCATGCGGGAGGAATCACCGAATCAGCTGGTGGTGCGTGTGGTCAGTGAGAATTCGGAGACGTTCATGGGATACTCCCCCAAACAGTTATTTGAGCTGGAGAATTTTTGTGATATTCTCAAAGATGACCAAGCAGatgttcttctggatcatgtCGATTTTGTCCGAGAAGATGCATATGATCCCAGTGTGGACGGACCGGAGGTTTTCATCCTGTCCATTCCAACCCCATCCGGGGAAACTCGCCGGTTCTGGTGCGCCGCCCATGTCAGTCAGGCCAACAAGGATATTGTCATCTGCGAATtcgagttggaggatgacgagATTAATCCTCTGAATGTCGCAGGGCGCTCCACTCCTGCACTTCCGTCAGATACATTGGGGGTTACCCCGACTCCTGAAGAGCGTGCTGCTAGTACGATGAACGTCAGCCAACCTCTCCGAGTTCTTCGCAATGCACGACGGAGAAAAGGCGAGGCCGCTGCAATGGAAGTGTTTAGCATCCTAACCCAGATACAAGAGCAGCTAGGCCGTGCGCAGGATCTTGAATCATTACTGAACACCACTTCCGGGCTGGTGAAGGAGTTGACCGGCTTCCACCGGGTGTTGATCTATCAATTTGATAGCAGTTGGAATGGCATGGTCGTGTCAGAGCTGGTGGATCCCAACGCCTCGATTGACTTGTATAAGGGCCTCCATTTCCCGGCCTCTGATATTCCCGCCCAAGCTCGAGAACTGTATAAAATCAACAAGGTTCGTCTGCTTTATGATCGAGATCAGCTCACGTCCCGTCTGGTGTGTCGGACATTGGAGGACTTGGAAACACCCTTGGATATGACGCACGCCTACCTTCGCGCCATGTCGCCAATCCACATCAAGTACCTGGGACACATGAATGTACGGTCATCAATGTCGATCAGTGTCAATGCCTTCAACGACTTGTGGGGACTGATCTCTTGCCATTCATACGGGTCTGCCGGGATGCGTGTTTCGTTTCCCATTCGGAAGATGTGCCGTCTCCTCGGTGACACCGTATCTCGAAATATCGAACGCCTGTCCTATGCGTCCCGGCTTCAGGCACGGAAGCTGATCAACACGGTCCCCACGGAGGCCAATCCTTCCGGCTACATCATCGCCTCCTCGGATGATCTGCTGCAACTGTTTGACGCTGACTATGGAGCTCTGTCGATCCGTGATGAAACGAAGTTTTTGGGAAACAACACTCATTCCCAGGAAGTTCTTGCTCTGTTAGAGTATCTTCGCTTGCGCAAGATGAACTCGGTGCTCGCCTCGCATGACATCACTAAAGATTTCTCCGATTTGCATTACGCTCCGGGTTTCAAAACCATCTCCGGCCTGCTTTATGTACCGCTGTCTACGAGTGGTAGTGATTTTATTGCTTTCTTCCGCAAAGGTCATTTGACCGAGATTAAATGGGCTGGCAACCCATACGAAATCGCCAAGCGCAAGGAGACAGCAGGGTATTTGGAACCCCGCCAGAGTTTTGCCGCATGGCGTGAGACCGTTCTGGGCCAGTCGCGCGAGTGGTCCGAGACTGATTTCGAAACTGCGGCGGTGCTGTGCCTGGTGTACGGCAAGTTCATCAAGGTGTGGCGGCAGAAGGAAGCCGCTATGCAGAACTCGCAGTTGACCCGTCTGCTGTTGGCCAACTCCGCGCACGAATTTCGCACGCCTTTGAATGCTATTATCAATTATCTTGAGATTGCACTAGAAGGGGCGTTGGACAACGAAACCCGTGAGAGTCTGACAAAGTCTCACTCCGCTTCTAAATCGCTCATCTATGTCATCAACGACTTACTGGACCTTACCAACACTGAGCATGGCCAGGAACTAATCAAGGCCGAGTCCTTTGACCTGAAGGCGATCTTCGAGGAAGCCGCGGATATGTTAGCTGGTGAAGCTAAACGCAAGAATATCTCGTATACTGTCACGGCGCATCCTGGCCTACCACCAGCGGTCTTGGGTGATCCGCGACGTGTGCGGCAAGTTTTCTCGAATATGATATCCAACTCCCTTCAATATACGACCTCTGGCGCCGTAGCGGTTGATATATTGCCTTCTAGCACACAGAGCTTGGCTGACCATGTGGCGGTCGAGGTGATCGTTCTGGATACGGGGGTGGGCATATCGAAAGAGACACTGGAAACACTATTCCAGGAGCTTGAGCAGGTCTCATCTGATGAGAACCATTACTCTGAgaacgaggatgaagacgagcAGTCGGTTGTTGAGACACCGCGGCCAAAACGGGTTTTGGGCCTCGGCCTGGCTCTCGTCGCCCGCATTGTTCACAGCATGCATGGGCAGCTTGGTGTCAAGTCTGAAGTGGGCAAAGGCAGTCGTTTCAAAATccttcttcatttccaaATCCCAGACGGAGGATCCGCATCTACCCCCTCAGAGGCTGTTCTTCCTGCTCACGCCATCGTGCCACAGACACCAATGATCTCTGATAAGGAGTTTACACTGGTCGGAGGCGTCCACGACAACCGTGATGAGCGGCGGCGAAGCTCCGAGAGCCTACGCAGTGGTGGCAGCTCTCGCAGCGGAAAGAGCCAAGCTGACCGGCTCATCAGCGCCATGCAAGAATCCCCGCTGAAGCGAAGCACCAGTGAGACTTCGCGGATGAAACCCCTCACGAGTCTTGGCAATGTCAGCAACGATTCGTTGACAATGCGGTCACCCTCTACGACGCAAGATCCTCGGGCAAGTCTCGCCACTGTCACGCATACGCCGCCGATCTCACTGCAACCAATGGTAACACCCCCGCCACCAGGCGTTGAGAACATAACAGATTGTGGTGTTCCAATGAATGCACTTCGAATTTCGGAGCGAGACGTCAAGCGGCCCTCTGCACAGACGCAGATAATTCAAGAGCAGTCCTATTTCTCGTCCATGCCTGCAACTAGTGCCGCCTTGTCAGAGATCCCTCCAACCACGGCTCATTCTTCCGCCGTCCCCACCACAGCTCTATCAACAGGGTTGCAACTTCTGAACGTCCTTATTGCTGAGGATGATCCGATCAATAGCAAGATCATCCGCAAACGCCTCACTAAGCTCGGCCATACTGTTCAGCTTACTGGCAATGGCGAGGCATGTGCCAATatcttttcttcggcgagCAAATCATTCGACGTCGTTCTCATGGATATCCAGGCAAGTTCACTATGT ATGCCCATCGTGGatggcatggctgccacgAAGATGATTCGCGAGTTCGAAGCCAAGGCTCAGGAGAATCCGCTCTCCGAAAAAGCGAAGCAGAACAGCCGAGTGCCTATCTTTGCCGTGTCAGCGTCCCTTCTAGAGAGGGAAAAGCAGACCTACATCGATGCCGGATTCGATGGCTGGGTCATGAAGCCGATTAACTTCGAACGGCTCAACATTCTTTTGAGTGGGCTGGTTGACATGGAGGCTCGCAAGAGCGCGACATACAGGCCTGGTGAATGGGAGAATGGTGGGTGGTTTGCTCAGCGTTGA
- a CDS encoding uncharacterized protein (ID:PFLUO_005838-T1.cds;~source:funannotate) — MQPALAPAPHPSMQTSAQDHADQVLHDQLLAAQHHLQGGRPAPGPQQHLQPNTASPRDQANIDPAISGVLGGPPQTPPPPQHQHSSPEDNTPKSYGKRELSTSKRAAQNRAAQRAFRQRKENYIRKLEEEVKTLDSLREKANSLAGENYQLREYVINLQSRLLEAQGEVPELPPNIDLTQARENYLGGASASATAPPQGQHLGAAPNDDMNSLNRIAVAGLGMRKHPDETSFMGNNFQPSKRLRGDDNQGDGDVKNETHGLPMA; from the exons ATGCAGCCTGCTCTGGCTCCGGCGCCGCATCCAAGCATGCAGACCTCTGCTCAG GACCATGCAGACCAGG TGCTCCATGACCAGCTCCTAGCTGCCCAGCACCACCTTCAGGGCGGGCGCCCTGCGCCCGGtccgcagcagcacctgCAGCCCAACACGGCCAGCCCGCGCGACCAGGCCAACATTGACCCGGCGATCTCGGGCGTGCTCGGCGGGCCTCCACAGACTCCCCCTCCACCTCAGCACCAGCACTCTTCCCCGGAAGACAATACCCCGAAATCGTACGGCAAGCGAGAGCTGTCGACGTCCAAGCGCGCCGCTCAGAATCGTGCTGCTCAG CGAGCGTTCCGTCAGCGCAAGGAAAACTACATCCGTAAACTGGAGGAGGAAGTCAAGACCCTCGATAGCCTCAGAGAGAAGGCGAATTCCTTGGCTGGTGAGAACTATCAGCTTCGGGAATACGTGATCAACCTGCAATCACGCCTCCTGGAAGCACAGGGTGAAGTTCCCGAGCTTCCTCCGAACATTGATCTGACCCAGGCGCGCGAGAATTATCTCGGAGGTGCCTCTGCGTCCGCCACGGCCCCGCCACAGGGCCAGCACCTCGGCGCGGCCCCAAACGATGACATGAACTCGCTGAACCGGATTGCCGTGGCCGGTCTTGGGATGCGCAAGCACCCGGACGAGACCAGCTTCATGGGCAACAACTTCCAGCCGAGCAAGCGCCTGCGCGGCGACGACAACCAGGGCGATGGGGACGTCAAGAACGAGACCCATGGACTCCCCATGGCTTGA
- a CDS encoding uncharacterized protein (ID:PFLUO_005839-T1.cds;~source:funannotate): protein MATATESNALDCNLHVDYVIRYSFSDVDQSHAVAQLEKLLSTLAHVGLQTEIRQGDESSLLVFVRACNKQLQRAIHRSRVRDWLYGIRNAEPEPASSVEAQTEAERLRVVGHMITHPKEEGGADITPNHGEWKNVTAIFALHDEQTNKKWMRDWSQKTFLSDEDLDDIRNKFGESVGFYFSFLQSYFRFLIFPALFGFSCWFLLGSYSILYALVNGLWCIIFVEYWKRQEVDLGCRWQTKGVSAVQTKRRKFRPDKEVRDDSTGEVRGVFPTTKRIKRQLLQVPFALLAAIALGAIIATCFAIEIFISELYNGPFKSYLIFIPTILVSALVPTMSAVLTTIATKLNDYENHETNDAYDVALTQKIFVINFMTSYLPIFLTAFVYVPFASLLVPYLDVFRLTVRPFVSKESANATKSHFQIDPARLRNQVIYFTVTAQIVGLAMETIVPYLKQHALREYKNFSKKKNGRSMPGNGNGDKESPERQPAVTFDDPAEEVQFLKRVRNEAELPEYDTTEDLREMCIQFGYLALFSPVWPLVPLSFFVNNWIELRSDFFKICMEFQRPTPVRSDTIGPWLDSLAFLSWVGSITSAALVYMFSGNSQHGPNGEPTDIVGWALLLSIFFSEHLYLIARYAVQMAMTKLEPPNARKERADRYLMRKRYLDSTVRAETDEDQGKDDVVTLSTETSRASLEEDARRASLHGSDPAERFWMRQHGWMESAKVGAGMIQAQPAKEGIKKEQ, encoded by the exons ATGGCCACTGCAACCGAGTCAAATGCCCTCGATTGCAATCTCCACGTCGACTATGTCATTCGCTACAGCTTCAGCGATGTCG ACCAGTCGCACGCGGTTGCAcagctcgagaagctgcTTAGCACTCTCGCACATGTTGGCTTGCAGACGGAGATCCGGCAAGGGGATGAGTCGTCCCTGCTGGTCTTTGTACGTGCGTGCAacaagcagctgcagcgggCGATCCACCGGTCGCG TGTTCGCGACTGGCTCTATGGCATTCGAAACGCTGAACCCGAGCCCGCCAGCTCGGTCGAGGCCCAGACGGAGGCTGAGCGACTTCGCGTGGTTGGCCACATGATCACGCACCCCaaggaagagggcggcgCCGATATCACCCCGAACCACGGCGAATGGAAGAATGTCACGGCCATCTTTGCTCTGCACGATGAACAGACCAACAAGAAGTGGATGCGCGACTGGAGCCAGAAGACCTTTCTTTCCGACGAGGACTTGGATGACATTCGGAACAAGTTTGGGGAGAGC GTTGGGTTCTACTTTTCGTTCCTGCAGTCGTACTTTCGGTTTCTAATTTTCCCGGCCCTATTTGGGTTTTCTTGTTGGTTCTTACTGGGCAGCTACTCAATTCTCTACGCCCTGGTGAATGGCCTATGGTGCATTATCTTCGTCGAATACTGGAAGCGCCAGGAAGTCGATCTGGGCTGCCGGTGGCAGACCAAGGGGGTATCTGCCGTGCAGACCAAGCGTCGAAAGTTCAGGCCAGACAAGGAAGTGCGCGATGACAGCACCGGCGAAGTACGAGGCGTATTTCCCACGACCAAGCGTATAAAGcgccagcttctccaggtcCCATTCGCGTTGCTAGCGGCTATCGCGCTGGGTGCCATTATCGCTACTTGTTTTGCGATtgagatcttcatctcggAGCTGTACAACGGCCCTTTTAAATCCTACCTG ATTTTCATTCCGACGATTCTCGTTTCGGCCCTGGTCCCAACCATGAGTGCTGTTCTGACGACCATTGCAACCAAACTCAACGACTACGAGAACCACGAGACGAATGATGCGTACGATGTGGCCCTGACTCAGAAGATCTTTGTCATTAATTTTATGACATCCTATCTTCCGATCTTCCTGACTGCATTTGTCTACGTTCCATTTGCCAGCTTGCTCGTGCCCTACCTCGACGTCTTCCGGTTGACGGTGCGGCCGTTCGTGTCCAAGGAGAGCGCGAACGCAACCAAGTCGCATTTTCAAATTGATCCGGCACGCTTGCGAAACCAGGTCATCTACTTTACCGTGACTGCCCAGATTGTCGGCCTTGCCATGGAGACGATCGTTCCGTATCTGAAACAGCATGCCCTTCGGGAATACAAGAACTTtagcaaaaagaaaaacgGCAGATCGATGCCGGGTAATGGCAACGGTGACAAAGAATCCCCCGAGAGACAGCCTGCTGTTACTTTCGACGATCCTGCCGAAGAAGTGCAGTTTCTGAAGCGGGTCCGCAACGAGGCCGAGCTGCCCGAGTACGATACGACGGAGGATCTCCGCGAGATGTGCATCCAATTTGGATACTTGGCACTCTTCTCCCCTGTGTGGCCGCTTGTACCGCTCTCGTTCTTTGTCAATAACTGGATTGAGCTGCGGTCGGATTTCTTTAAGATCTGCATGGAATTTCAACGACCGACGCCCGTTCGTTCGGACACCATTGGGCCCTGGCTGGATAGTCTGGCATTCCTCTCGTGGGTCGGAAGCATCACCAGTGCCGCGCTGGTGTATATGTTCAGCGGCAATTCGCAGCACGGACCTAATGGCGAGCCGACGGATATCGTGGGCTGGGCTCTCCTCCTgtccatcttcttctcggagCATCTTTACTTGATTGCACGCTATGCTGTGCAGATGGCCATGACCAAACTCGAGCCGCCGAACGCTCGCAAGGAGCGCGCCGATCGCTATCTCATGCGCAAACGGTACCTCGACTCGACGGTCCGCGCGGAGACGGATGAGGACCAGGGCAAGGATGATGTGGTCACCCTGTCAACGGAAACGTCTCGCGCCTCCCTGGAAGAGGATGCGCGACGGGCCTCGTTGCACGGGTCCGATCCGGCGGAGCGGTTCTGGATGCGCCAGCATGGCTGGAtggagtcggccaaggtTGGGGCTGGCATGATTCAGGCGCAGCCCGCCAAGGAGGGCATCAAGAAGGAGCAATAG
- a CDS encoding uncharacterized protein (ID:PFLUO_005840-T1.cds;~source:funannotate) codes for MADTPTIRLATAEDVPLILQFIRELADYEKALHEVEATEESLLATLSFPDTPPKRGTVYTALISPPPSADQPSPIPVGMALFFYNYSTWRAAPGIYLEDLYVQPSARGHGYGFKLLKYLAQKVVEVRGRRLEWSVLRWNKPSIDFYERVGAKGMEEWMKMMVEGEALDRLAAEV; via the exons ATGGCCGACACCCCCACCATTCGCTTGGCCACGGCCGAGG ACGTGCCGCTGATCCTCCAATTCAtccgcgagctggccgacTACGAAAAAGCCCTCCATGAAGTCGAGGCCACCGAGGAATCGCTCCTAGCGACGCTGTCCTTCCCCGACACGCCCCCCAAGCGCGGCACGGTGTACACGGCCCTGATCAGCCCGCCGCCCAGTGCGGACCAACCCTCGCCGATTCCCGTGGGTATggcgctcttcttctacaACTACTCGACCTGGCGGGCCGCCCCAGGCATCTACCTGGAGGATCTCTACGTGCAGCCGAGCGCGCGCGGCCACGGGTACGGGTTCAAGCTGCTCAAGTACCTGGCGCAGAaggtggtcgaggtgcgCGGGCGGCGGCTGGAGTGGAG TGTGCTCCGATGGAACAAACCATCCATTGATTTTTACGAGCGGGTTGGGGCGAAGGGCATGgaggagtggatgaagatgatggtcgagggcgaggccTTGGATCGCTTGGCTGCGGAGGTGTAG